The window CGCGATCGCGGGAGCGGCCAACCTCGGGGGCCTCGCCCTCGGGCCGCTGATCGGCGGGCTGTGCGCCGAGTTCCTCCCCGATCCGCTCGTCGCGCCGCATGTCGCCTTCCTGATCCTGCTCGTCGCCGAGGCGTTCGTCCTGCTGACCGTTCCCGAGACCGTGCCTGTTCGACCCGGGGGTGAGCGGTTCCGCCTGCCGCGGCTCTCCATTCCGCGGGCCAACCGCTCGGTCTTCCTCATGGCCGCTTTCGGGGCCTTCGCCGGCTTCGCCGTGTTCGGTCTGTTCAGCTCGCTGATTCCCACGTTCCTCGCCGGGACGTTCGGCGACCGCGATCATCTGCTCGCGGGGGTCGCGGTGTTCGCGATCTTCGCCTCGTCGGCGACCGGTCAGCTCGCCCTCATCCGCTCCTCCCTCCGGACGCAGCTGACGATCGCGACGGTCGCGTGCGGTGTCGGACTCGGCATGGTGGCGATCGGTGCGGTCCTCCCGCAGGTGGTGCTCTTCCTCGGCGGCGGCGTTGTCGCAGGGCTCGGGGTGGGCGTGCTCTTCCGCGGTGCCATCGCCACGGCCCTCGCGGTCGCCGAACCCGGCCGCTCCGGCGAGACGCTGGCCCTGCTCTTCCTGATCGCCTACGCCGGTCCGGTCATCCCGGTGCTGCTGGTCGGAGCGGCTCTCGCGTTCTTCCCGCCCGTCGTGGTGCTCCTGGTGTTCGCCGCGGCGGTGCTGGCGGCGACGGTGGTGGCGGGGACCGTGATGCGTCGGCGGGCGTGACTCACGAGGCCGGGAGCGGCGAGCCGACCCGCAGCAGATTGCCGTCGGGGTCGACGAGGGCGAACTCGACCAGGCCGTAGTCGGTGCGGGTGGGTGGCGTGATGCGGTGGCCGGTCGATGCGTCGGGGACGAC of the Microbacterium invictum genome contains:
- a CDS encoding MFS transporter — encoded protein: MRSRTVDRATGFWIVAAVFLTTTAYSTVPTPLYPLYEQRDDFPVSLVTVIYSSYAVGVMLSLYLVGHISDRRGRRPVMVVAVAISALSAVMFLVWPESVGLIAARLVNGVSIGVVSAAATAYLGELRALARPREDPVLATAIAGAANLGGLALGPLIGGLCAEFLPDPLVAPHVAFLILLVAEAFVLLTVPETVPVRPGGERFRLPRLSIPRANRSVFLMAAFGAFAGFAVFGLFSSLIPTFLAGTFGDRDHLLAGVAVFAIFASSATGQLALIRSSLRTQLTIATVACGVGLGMVAIGAVLPQVVLFLGGGVVAGLGVGVLFRGAIATALAVAEPGRSGETLALLFLIAYAGPVIPVLLVGAALAFFPPVVVLLVFAAAVLAATVVAGTVMRRRA